DNA from Bradyrhizobium diazoefficiens USDA 110:
GAAATCATTCATCGATGCTGCGGCTCCTCCTGGCTCATATCGGCAAGCCTGACATTGCTGTCGGGTTCGACATCATCCTCGGCTTCCATGAACGAGAACGCCTTGCCGTGCCCCTGCCCTTGCCGCAGCTGCAGCCTGCGGAACGACTCGCGGACTTCGCCGTCGCTCACCGAGCGGTGGACGGCAATGAGCGAACTGATCGGATGCGTGCAGAGCGACCGCACGAAGGCGACCTCCTCTTCGGCGGCCGTCCGCGCGGTTGCCGGATCCGGCGCGCCGAAACGATCGATGAGTTGTCCGGCGAGGAGCTCGATCACCGCCCGGCAATCGCTCTCCGTTGCCGGCACGATCTGCACCAGCGTCGACCAGCCCCAGGATTGCACCCCGAGGAAGCCGCTGCGGAACGCCGCGCGCGCCTTGCCGCTCAACGTCGCCGGATCCTGGTCGCAGAAGCGGAACGCGCCGGAGACGGCCCATTCGCCGGGCTCTGCCGCCGCGTCGAACACGAAGGTGTCGGAGGGATCGAGCGCGATGGCGCGCAGCAGTTTCACGGCACTTGTCACGTCCTTGGCCCTCCGAGCTTCGGATCGAGCCAGGATGGCTTGGCGAGCGCCTTGACAAGCTCGCTCCGCTCAACCTTGCCGGTACCGACCTGGCGCGTGAGGAGATCGCCGCTCTCGTCGATGCTGAGGACGGTTCGCCGCTCACGGGGAACCCGGCTGAGATAATCGCGTGCGACGCTGTCAAAGCCATCGACCTGCCAACGATCGATCGCTCGCATCAGGTGCCGGGCAAAACTCTCGGTCACCTGCACGGCGCCCGCTTCGCCGAACCCCTCCTCATCCAGCGCGGACGCGAGCGGATGAACGCCGGGCCCCTGATCGGCCATTGCGACCGTCCGGATCATGGCGCCAAACACCAGCCAGGCGGGCGGCTCGTTCTCGCGCGCGGACGATGGCCACCCCATCCGCCCCCCGCCGACCAGCCCGCCGTCGATCTCGACTGAGCCGGGCCAGCTGATCGCAACCGTCTTGTTGGGCGGCGCATAGGCGCGAAGAGCGTCGGTGAGCGCGACCATGCCGGCGTAGAAGGCGCGCCGCGCGGTGCTCAAGAGTTCGCCTGGCTCGAGCACCACGGCGAATTCGGCGAGATCGAACCGCCCGACGCACACCAGCGTG
Protein-coding regions in this window:
- a CDS encoding DUF6505 family protein — translated: MKLLRAIALDPSDTFVFDAAAEPGEWAVSGAFRFCDQDPATLSGKARAAFRSGFLGVQSWGWSTLVQIVPATESDCRAVIELLAGQLIDRFGAPDPATARTAAEEEVAFVRSLCTHPISSLIAVHRSVSDGEVRESFRRLQLRQGQGHGKAFSFMEAEDDVEPDSNVRLADMSQEEPQHR
- a CDS encoding biotin/lipoate--protein ligase family protein: MRSTPINYVSLVEPIQLPPPFTLVRLRESGDAFAHACGIAPKCGAGTLVCVGRFDLAEFAVVLEPGELLSTARRAFYAGMVALTDALRAYAPPNKTVAISWPGSVEIDGGLVGGGRMGWPSSARENEPPAWLVFGAMIRTVAMADQGPGVHPLASALDEEGFGEAGAVQVTESFARHLMRAIDRWQVDGFDSVARDYLSRVPRERRTVLSIDESGDLLTRQVGTGKVERSELVKALAKPSWLDPKLGGPRT